GAAATATTTTTCTTTAATTTAGTTTTATCATACGGATAAAAAGGTGGGTTACAAAAAATGGTTTGATATTTTCGTTTTGCATTTTTTGTATGTTCTTTTCAAAAAAGATTAAAGTCATTATTAATAATTTGAATTTGATCTTCTAAACTATTTAATTTAACATTTTCACTTGCTAAAACTGCTGCTTTAGTTTGAATTTCTAAAGCATCAATTTTTAAATTCTTATTTCTAGATGCAACAAAAATACTTAAAGCTCCATTATTTGCACCAACTTCTAAAGCTCTTGTAATTTTAGAATTTAAATAGATAAAATTACCAAGCAAAATTGTATCAACTGAGTAATTGAACATATCCTTATCTTGGTAAATAAATAAATTTGAATCAAAACCTAATGAATTTTTTTCTAATCTTCTATTTGCGAATTCTATCACGTTTTTTATGTTCATTTTTACCACTTTGTTTTGAATTTTGGTTTTTGGTTTGATTTTCTAAATATTGTGGATATAAATCTGCTAAAACACAATCTACTTTTCCTTCAACTAAATCAACACCAACAACAACAACATCAACATAATCACCTAATGTGAATGTGCGTTTTGGTGAAACTAATTTAGTTAAAGTTTCGTTAGCTTCATATTCTCCGTCAAATAAATTAGTACGATGAACTAATCCGCTAGCTTTAAATTCAAATTCAACAAAAAATCCAAAATTTAAAATACTTAAAATTTGAGCTTTAAATTGTTTTCCAATTTGATTTTTCAGAAATTCAGCAAATTTTAAATCATTAACATTTCTTTCAATTTGAACCGCTTTTTGTTCACTTCGAGTATTTAGATCTCCAAAAGTTGCAAGTTGATCTTTAAAGTCTTGCAATTGATCTGTTTGATTATTGATAATGAAATTACGAATAACTCTATGAATAACTAAGTCCGGATATCTTCGAATTGGGCTAGTAAAGTGACAGTAATAATCACTCGCAAGTCCAAAGTGCTTAATGTTATCTGGTGAATAAATTGCTTTTTGCATTGTTCTTAAAAAAAGCAATTTGACAAAATCATCACTTCTTTGGCGTTTAACGCTTTCAACTAAATCAGAAAAATTATGTGGATTAATATTGTTTTCATTTAAATCACCCATTGAGATATTAACAACGCTTAAAGCATTTCTTAAATTAACAAGTTTGTCACCATCAGGTTTTTCATGAACTCTATAAAGCACAGGTAGTTTATGATCATAAAGATATTTAGCAACAGTTTCATTAGCCCGAACCATGAAGTCCTCAATTAAAACTTCACTGAATCCACGTTTATTAATAATAATTTCTCTAACTGTTCCGTCTTGATTAAGTTTAATTTTCGGTTCATCAATTTCAAAGTCAACATAACCTTGTTTAATTTTATACTCATGTAAAATTAAACTTAGTTCTTTAGCTTGATTGAGCATTGATTTTAATTTAGAAACTTTCTCTTGATCATGATAATCTTCATTGATTAAATTGGTTTCAAAATATTTATCAACTTGTTTATAAGTTAATCTAAATTGTGAATTGATAATTCCTTGGAATAATTTAGTTTTTAAAGTTTCTCCTTGCGGATTAATCTCCATCTCACATGCTAGAACAAACCGATCTTCATTAGGATTAAGTGAACAGATTCCATTTGAAAGTTCTTCTGGTAACATCGGAATTACACGATCAACTAAATAAATACTTGTTCCACGGTTTAAAGCTTCCTCATTAATTTTTGTATTTTCACGAACATAGTAAGAAACATCAGCGATATACACACCTAAAAAGAAATTACCATTAGCCAATTTCCTTACTGTAATTGCATCATCAAAGTCTTTGGTATCATCTCCATCAATTGTAACAATCATTTGATCTCTTAAATCAACTCGATTAGTTCAATCTTCATTTGCAATCGTACTTGGAATTGATTTAATTTCTTCTTCTAATGTTGTTGGAAATCCGCTAGGTGCTTTAATTTGTTCTAAGTATGACTTGACAAAAACCATCGGATCAGCTTCGTTGGTAATAACTTTTGCAATTTGAATAAAAATATTGCGATCTTCATATTTGATAATTTTAGCAACAACTAAATCATTTAATTTGGTTTGCACAAGTGACGATACTATTTTATATTGCATTCATTTGTATCTTTCGTCAACTGGAACAAAATAAGTTGTAGTATTTTTTTGTTTAATAAATCCAATAACTTCTTCGTTCCCACGTTCAAGAATTTTAGTGATCACTCCGTGTGTTAAATCTTGTTGTTTACTTTTGGGGTTAACATAAACATTAACTTCAACTGTATCTCCATGCATTGCTCCATTAAAATTAAAGTTTTTAATGAAAACACTCTTTTTAGTTTTTGCTTCTTCATCAATATCATAATCAACAAACCCAAAAGAACCTTTTTGCGAAACACTTAAAACACCCTGAATTGTTTCTTGTAAAATTGGTGCATAATATTCGTCTTTATTATTTTTAAAAATTTTGTACTCTTTAAGTAAAATTGACAAAATATTGGTTAAATCCTTATTGTTTCGTACTGAAATACGAAAATGCTTAGCAATATCTAAGAAAGATCTTGATTCTGCACTTTGGATATATTGGTAAATTTTTTCCTGATTCATTATTAAATTTAATTACCTTTCAATTAAATATTACGCTCTTTGTAATATATTATTTATATTTTATATAATATCTATTTTTTATTAAACGATTAATTAAAATAATCTTTCTTAATTAAAAAATCTTACCTTTAAAAGATAAGATTTTTAAACCTAAAAAATTAAGCAATTCATTTTTGGAATTCTTTTTTACCAAAAGTAGATGTTCAAAAGACTGTTCCTGCAATTGCAATAACTGATGCAAGCAAGTTTCCAATAAGCATTTTGACACCATTAGACATATGACTATGAATCACAAAATTATAAGGTAAAGTTGAATAGTATTTTAATTCACTCTCAGTGATTACTCAGCTGAATTGAATTGCATTTCCAATTCATGATGCAGAACCATTACTAATTGCGTAAGTTTGTGACATTCCTAATCAATAACCAGCAATACCAGAAGCAATCGCACCAATTACAAGTGGATATTTAAGTGGTAAGTTAACTCCATATAAAGCTGGTTCAGTAATTCCTAAATTAGCAGAAAGAGCTGATGAAGAAACTTTTGAAATTTGTTTATTTGATTTAGCTACAAAAAGCATAATTAAGATTCCAATTCCAACCATACCTTGTGCAATATTAGAAGCTGTTGCAATTGGAGTAATTCAGGTCATTCCTTGACCAAATTTTTGAGCTGTATCTGCAACCAAAAGAGTTTCAATTGGTAAAAGACCTTGGTGTAATCCTGTAATAACTAAAAATGGATATAAGAAACCAATAATTAAACCACCTAATCCAAAGAATGGGAAGTTTGTATAATGTCAAATACTTTTGAATGCAATTCCTAGTCCATCTGAAATTGCACGACCAATTGGTCCGATAATTCAAAATCCAAAAAAGACTGTTCCAAAAA
This sequence is a window from Mycoplasmopsis gallopavonis. Protein-coding genes within it:
- the rnr gene encoding ribonuclease R, which gives rise to MNQEKIYQYIQSAESRSFLDIAKHFRISVRNNKDLTNILSILLKEYKIFKNNKDEYYAPILQETIQGVLSVSQKGSFGFVDYDIDEEAKTKKSVFIKNFNFNGAMHGDTVEVNVYVNPKSKQQDLTHGVITKILERGNEEVIGFIKQKNTTTYFVPVDERYKWMQYKIVSSLVQTKLNDLVVAKIIKYEDRNIFIQIAKVITNEADPMVFVKSYLEQIKAPSGFPTTLEEEIKSIPSTIANEDWTNRVDLRDQMIVTIDGDDTKDFDDAITVRKLANGNFFLGVYIADVSYYVRENTKINEEALNRGTSIYLVDRVIPMLPEELSNGICSLNPNEDRFVLACEMEINPQGETLKTKLFQGIINSQFRLTYKQVDKYFETNLINEDYHDQEKVSKLKSMLNQAKELSLILHEYKIKQGYVDFEIDEPKIKLNQDGTVREIIINKRGFSEVLIEDFMVRANETVAKYLYDHKLPVLYRVHEKPDGDKLVNLRNALSVVNISMGDLNENNINPHNFSDLVESVKRQRSDDFVKLLFLRTMQKAIYSPDNIKHFGLASDYYCHFTSPIRRYPDLVIHRVIRNFIINNQTDQLQDFKDQLATFGDLNTRSEQKAVQIERNVNDLKFAEFLKNQIGKQFKAQILSILNFGFFVEFEFKASGLVHRTNLFDGEYEANETLTKLVSPKRTFTLGDYVDVVVVGVDLVEGKVDCVLADLYPQYLENQTKNQNSKQSGKNEHKKRDRIRK
- a CDS encoding tRNA1(Val) (adenine(37)-N6)-methyltransferase; translation: MNIKNVIEFANRRLEKNSLGFDSNLFIYQDKDMFNYSVDTILLGNFIYLNSKITRALEVGANNGALSIFVASRNKNLKIDALEIQTKAAVLASENVKLNSLEDQIQIINNDFNLFWKEHTKNAKRKYQTIFCNPPFYPYDKTKLKKNISKEKLIATHEIHLNLEQLILGCSKIIEQKGFLTMVLPVERMVDAFVSLRKYNFEPKRIQQILPRIKDKPKFVLIEARYNSGWGVHFLPNLYLHPEDDLNNHDYLPEIKELYIPKKV